The proteins below come from a single Mycobacterium parmense genomic window:
- a CDS encoding phosphatidate cytidylyltransferase: protein MQQPAKRTSRAGRDLPAAIVVGASIGGVLIATLIFAPRYWVVLVAAAIFVASHEVVRRLREAGYLIPVVPLLAGGQLTVWLTWPFHAAGALAGFGATVMICMIWRLFMQDNSKRPEPFDGSPSANYLRDASATVFLAAWVPLFASFAALLVYPHDGAGRVFCLMITVVASDVGGYAVGVLLGKHPMVPAISPKKSWEGFAGSLVFGITAAVLTATFLAGKSPWVGVLLGVVLVLTCTLGDLVESQVKRDLGIKDMGRLLPGHGGLMDRLDGVLPSAVAAWTVLTLLP from the coding sequence ATGCAGCAGCCGGCGAAGAGGACCTCCCGGGCGGGGCGCGACCTGCCCGCGGCCATCGTCGTGGGCGCGAGCATCGGCGGGGTCCTCATCGCGACGCTGATCTTCGCGCCGCGCTACTGGGTGGTCCTCGTCGCGGCGGCCATCTTCGTCGCCAGCCATGAGGTGGTGCGCCGGCTACGCGAAGCCGGCTATCTCATCCCTGTCGTCCCGTTGCTGGCCGGCGGCCAGCTCACCGTGTGGCTGACGTGGCCGTTCCACGCCGCGGGTGCGCTGGCCGGTTTCGGGGCCACCGTCATGATCTGCATGATCTGGCGGCTGTTCATGCAGGACAACAGCAAGCGGCCCGAGCCGTTCGACGGTTCGCCGTCGGCGAACTACCTGAGGGACGCTTCGGCGACGGTGTTCCTGGCCGCCTGGGTCCCGCTGTTCGCGTCGTTCGCCGCGCTGCTGGTGTATCCGCACGACGGCGCGGGACGGGTGTTCTGCCTGATGATCACCGTGGTCGCCTCCGACGTGGGCGGCTACGCCGTGGGCGTGCTGCTGGGCAAGCATCCGATGGTCCCGGCGATCAGCCCGAAGAAGTCCTGGGAGGGCTTCGCCGGCTCGCTGGTGTTCGGGATCACCGCCGCGGTGCTCACCGCGACTTTCCTGGCGGGCAAATCGCCGTGGGTGGGTGTGCTGCTCGGCGTGGTGCTGGTGCTCACCTGCACGCTGGGCGATCTGGTGGAGTCCCAGGTCAAGCGTGACCTCGGCATCAAGGACATGGGCAGGCTGCTGCCCGGCCACGGCGGGCTGATGGACCGGCTGGACGGCGTGCTGCCGTCGGCGGTCGCCGCCTGGACGGTGCTGACCCTGCTGCCCTGA
- the rlmN gene encoding 23S rRNA (adenine(2503)-C(2))-methyltransferase RlmN, with protein sequence MTRQLIFDEPRPGRPPRHLADLDEAGRASVVAELGLPPFRAKQLAHQYYGRLIADPREMTDLPAAVRELIAEAVFPRLLTAASDVACDGGQTRKTLWRALDGVTVESVLMRYPQRNTVCISSQAGCGMACPFCATGQGGLSRNLSTAEILEQVRAGAAALRDDFGDRLSNVVFMGMGEPLANYARVVAAVRRITAQPPQGFGISARSVTVSTVGLAPAMRKLADERLGVTLALSLHAPDDELRDTLVPVNNRWKVAEALDAARYYADATGRRVSVEYALIRDVNDQPWRADLLGKRLHRALGPLVHVNLIPLNPTPGSQWDASPKPVEREFVRRVRSQGVSCTVRDTRGREISAACGQLAAEGG encoded by the coding sequence ATGACCCGACAGTTGATCTTCGATGAGCCGCGCCCCGGCCGGCCGCCGCGCCACCTGGCCGACCTCGACGAGGCCGGGCGAGCGTCCGTCGTCGCCGAGCTGGGCCTGCCCCCGTTTCGCGCCAAGCAACTCGCGCACCAGTATTACGGGCGGCTGATCGCCGATCCGCGCGAGATGACCGATCTGCCGGCGGCGGTGCGCGAACTGATCGCGGAGGCGGTCTTCCCGCGGCTGCTGACGGCGGCTTCCGACGTCGCCTGCGACGGCGGCCAGACGCGCAAGACGCTGTGGCGGGCCCTCGACGGCGTCACCGTCGAGTCGGTGCTGATGCGCTACCCGCAGCGCAACACCGTGTGCATCTCGTCGCAGGCCGGCTGCGGCATGGCCTGCCCGTTCTGCGCGACCGGTCAGGGCGGGCTGAGCCGCAACCTGTCGACCGCCGAGATCCTCGAGCAGGTGCGCGCCGGCGCCGCCGCCCTGCGCGACGACTTCGGGGACCGGCTGTCCAACGTCGTCTTCATGGGCATGGGGGAGCCGCTGGCCAACTACGCCCGGGTGGTGGCCGCGGTGCGGCGCATCACCGCCCAGCCGCCACAGGGTTTCGGCATCTCGGCCCGCTCGGTGACGGTGTCGACCGTCGGCCTGGCCCCGGCGATGCGCAAACTCGCCGACGAACGCCTGGGCGTGACGCTCGCGCTGTCGTTGCACGCGCCCGACGACGAACTGCGCGACACCCTGGTTCCGGTGAACAACCGCTGGAAGGTCGCCGAGGCGCTGGACGCCGCCCGCTACTACGCCGACGCGACCGGGCGCCGGGTGTCCGTCGAGTACGCGCTGATCCGGGACGTCAACGACCAGCCGTGGCGGGCCGATCTGCTCGGCAAGCGGCTGCACCGCGCGCTCGGGCCGCTGGTGCACGTCAACCTGATCCCGCTCAACCCGACCCCGGGCAGCCAGTGGGACGCCAGCCCCAAGCCGGTGGAACGCGAGTTCGTGCGGCGGGTCCGGTCGCAGGGGGTGTCGTGCACGGTGCGGGACACCCGCGGGCGAGAGATCAGTGCCGCCTGCGGACAGCTGGCCGCCGAAGGCGGGTAG
- the pyrH gene encoding UMP kinase: MTESDIAGPATPNPEPVDASNGRPTNLYQYSRVLLKLGGEMFGGGQVGLDPDVVAQVARQIAEVVRGGVQVAVVIGGGNFFRGAQLQQRGMERTRSDYMGMLGTVMNSLALQDFLEKEGIVTRVQTAITMGQVAEPYLPLRAVRHLEKGRVVIFGAGMGLPYFSTDTTAAQRALEIGAEVVLMAKAVDGVFSADPRINPEAELITAITHREVIDRGLRVADATAFSLCMDNGMPILVFNLLTNGNIARAVAGEKIGTLVTT; this comes from the coding sequence ATGACGGAGTCCGATATCGCCGGCCCGGCAACTCCGAACCCGGAGCCGGTGGACGCCAGCAACGGCCGGCCGACGAACCTTTACCAATACTCGAGGGTGCTGCTGAAGCTCGGCGGCGAGATGTTCGGCGGCGGTCAGGTGGGGCTGGACCCCGACGTCGTCGCGCAAGTCGCCCGCCAGATCGCGGAGGTGGTTCGCGGTGGCGTCCAAGTCGCCGTCGTGATCGGCGGCGGCAACTTCTTCCGGGGCGCCCAACTTCAGCAGCGCGGGATGGAGCGCACCCGCTCGGATTACATGGGCATGCTCGGCACCGTGATGAACAGCCTGGCACTGCAGGACTTCCTGGAGAAGGAGGGGATCGTCACCCGGGTCCAGACTGCCATCACGATGGGCCAGGTTGCCGAGCCCTATCTACCGCTGCGCGCGGTCCGGCACCTGGAGAAGGGCCGGGTCGTCATCTTCGGGGCCGGCATGGGCCTGCCGTACTTCTCCACCGACACCACGGCCGCCCAGCGGGCGCTGGAGATCGGCGCGGAGGTGGTCCTGATGGCTAAGGCGGTCGACGGGGTGTTCTCCGCCGACCCGCGGATCAACCCCGAGGCGGAGCTGATCACCGCCATCACCCATCGGGAGGTCATCGACCGTGGCCTGCGCGTGGCCGATGCCACCGCGTTCAGCCTGTGCATGGACAATGGCATGCCGATCCTGGTTTTCAACCTGCTGACCAATGGCAATATCGCCCGTGCGGTCGCCGGTGAGAAGATCGGGACTCTGGTCACCACCTGA
- a CDS encoding lysophospholipid acyltransferase family protein: protein MSNPDHRPADVRAQAQQHARAARAKMEKRRSELEGGLGGWVAERAGEWDLRGQDETTLQRQKYLWNFLVDYWFRMEIDGWENIPAAPVLLVGIHSGAPFVWDAWTVGLQWWRRFGQDRPLHGTAHDALMAIPVFGHYFRSMGVLPAAPDAIATALAEGRDVALWPGGEVDSLRPWTERDHADLAGRSGFVKMAIRAGVPIVPIATVGGADAMPVLMRGDRLSRMLRLDRLLRLKVFPLAISLPWGIAPAALPQLPLPAKIRTRFMPAVELDHDPERADDDRYVDSKYHEVQDAIQEGMDALARKRAFPLFG from the coding sequence ATGAGTAATCCCGATCACAGGCCGGCAGATGTCCGGGCGCAGGCGCAACAACATGCTCGAGCGGCCCGGGCCAAGATGGAAAAGCGGCGCAGCGAACTCGAGGGCGGCTTGGGCGGTTGGGTCGCCGAACGGGCAGGGGAGTGGGATCTGCGCGGACAGGACGAGACCACCCTGCAGCGCCAGAAATATCTGTGGAATTTCCTCGTCGACTACTGGTTCCGGATGGAAATCGACGGGTGGGAAAACATTCCCGCCGCGCCGGTGCTTCTCGTGGGAATCCATTCCGGAGCCCCCTTCGTCTGGGACGCCTGGACCGTCGGCCTGCAGTGGTGGCGCCGCTTCGGCCAGGACCGGCCCCTGCACGGAACGGCCCACGACGCGCTGATGGCAATTCCGGTGTTCGGCCACTACTTCCGCTCCATGGGGGTTCTGCCCGCGGCGCCGGACGCGATCGCCACGGCGCTCGCCGAGGGGCGCGACGTGGCGCTGTGGCCCGGCGGCGAGGTGGACTCGTTGCGTCCGTGGACCGAACGCGACCATGCCGACCTCGCCGGCCGAAGCGGCTTCGTGAAGATGGCGATCCGGGCCGGAGTCCCGATTGTGCCGATCGCGACGGTCGGTGGGGCCGACGCCATGCCGGTGCTGATGCGCGGTGACCGGTTGTCGAGGATGCTGCGCCTCGACCGCCTGCTGCGGCTCAAGGTCTTTCCGCTGGCGATCTCGCTGCCCTGGGGCATCGCGCCGGCGGCGCTGCCGCAGCTGCCGCTGCCCGCGAAGATCAGGACACGTTTCATGCCGGCTGTCGAACTCGACCACGATCCCGAGCGCGCCGACGACGACCGCTACGTCGACAGCAAATATCACGAGGTGCAGGACGCCATCCAGGAAGGAATGGACGCACTGGCCCGCAAGCGCGCGTTCCCGCTGTTCGGCTGA
- the mbp1 gene encoding microaggregate-binding protein 1: MADNNSGPAEAVKGVVEDAKGKVKEAVGAVAGRDDLTREGQAQQDKAEAQRDAAKKEAEAEAARAGAEAAEERQKSNQ, translated from the coding sequence ATGGCGGACAACAACTCTGGACCTGCCGAAGCCGTCAAGGGCGTCGTCGAGGACGCCAAGGGCAAAGTGAAGGAAGCCGTCGGCGCAGTCGCCGGCCGCGACGACCTGACCCGCGAGGGCCAGGCGCAGCAGGACAAGGCGGAGGCCCAGCGCGACGCTGCCAAGAAGGAGGCCGAGGCCGAGGCGGCCCGCGCCGGCGCCGAAGCTGCCGAGGAGCGCCAGAAGTCCAACCAATAG
- the frr gene encoding ribosome recycling factor has product MIDEALFDAEEKMEKAVGVARDDLSTIRTGRANPGMFSRIAIDYYGATTPITQLASINVPEARLVVIKPYEASQLGAIETAIRNSDLGVNPSNDGTIIRVAVQQLTEERRRELVKQAKGKGEDAKVSVRNIRRKAMEELHRIRKDGEAGEDEVGRAEKDLDKSTHAYITQIDELVKHKEGELLEV; this is encoded by the coding sequence ATGATTGACGAGGCGCTCTTCGATGCAGAAGAGAAGATGGAGAAGGCCGTGGGCGTCGCCCGTGACGACCTGTCGACGATTCGCACCGGTCGCGCCAATCCCGGCATGTTCTCCCGCATCGCGATCGATTACTACGGCGCCACCACCCCGATCACGCAGCTGGCGAGCATCAACGTCCCCGAGGCGCGGCTTGTGGTGATCAAGCCTTACGAGGCCAGCCAGCTCGGCGCCATCGAGACGGCGATCCGCAACTCCGATCTCGGCGTGAATCCCTCCAACGACGGCACCATCATCCGCGTGGCGGTGCAGCAGCTCACCGAGGAGCGCCGCCGGGAACTCGTCAAGCAGGCCAAGGGCAAGGGAGAGGACGCCAAGGTCTCGGTGCGCAACATCCGCCGCAAGGCCATGGAGGAGCTGCATCGCATCCGGAAGGACGGCGAGGCCGGCGAGGACGAGGTCGGGCGCGCCGAGAAGGACCTGGACAAGTCGACGCACGCCTACATCACCCAGATCGACGAGCTGGTCAAGCACAAAGAAGGCGAGCTGCTGGAGGTCTAG
- a CDS encoding winged helix-turn-helix domain-containing protein, with the protein MSLDVLLLTDEDDFGSALPALDSVAQTVRRAALSGPDDTSGGAPHAVDVAIIDARTNLVAARAVCRRLTAGSPALAVVAVVAPADFSAVDVDWNFDDVMLPAAGRDELQARLRLAISRRRSVVNGVLKFGDLMLHPASFTATLGGHELHLTLTEFKLLSFLVQNAGRAFSRTRLMHEAWGYDCTGRVRTVDVHVRRLRAKLGAEHGAIVETVRGVGYMVSTPPQPEWVLEESAPTPLWTSVPTLASESVTLEPH; encoded by the coding sequence ATGTCGTTGGACGTGCTACTCCTCACCGACGAGGACGATTTCGGATCCGCGCTGCCCGCGCTCGACTCGGTTGCGCAGACGGTGCGGCGCGCCGCGCTTTCCGGCCCCGACGACACCAGCGGCGGCGCCCCGCATGCCGTCGACGTCGCGATCATCGATGCCCGCACGAATCTCGTTGCGGCACGCGCGGTTTGCCGCCGCCTGACCGCCGGGTCTCCGGCCCTCGCCGTCGTCGCCGTGGTCGCGCCGGCCGATTTCTCCGCCGTGGACGTCGACTGGAATTTCGACGACGTGATGTTGCCCGCCGCGGGACGAGACGAACTGCAGGCACGGCTGAGGCTGGCGATCAGCCGGCGCCGCAGTGTCGTCAACGGCGTGCTGAAGTTCGGCGACCTGATGCTTCACCCGGCCAGCTTCACCGCAACGCTCGGCGGCCACGAATTGCACCTCACCCTCACCGAATTCAAGCTGTTGAGTTTCCTCGTGCAGAATGCCGGCCGGGCGTTCAGCCGCACCCGGCTGATGCACGAGGCGTGGGGATACGACTGCACCGGCCGGGTCCGCACGGTCGACGTCCACGTCCGGCGCCTGCGCGCCAAGCTCGGCGCCGAACACGGCGCCATAGTCGAGACCGTCCGGGGTGTGGGCTACATGGTTTCGACGCCGCCCCAGCCGGAATGGGTCCTCGAGGAGTCGGCGCCGACGCCGTTGTGGACGTCGGTTCCGACGCTCGCGTCGGAATCCGTGACGCTCGAGCCGCATTGA
- a CDS encoding MPT63 family protein: MMFIRTAVKTAIAAGGIGAAAILGVATANAAPPNIQGFGTSEQLVDGPLVTNYTVSNLQPSSVAIPGYTPKGTLYQADVTAKSDGGVVTPMVNDFIARGPNGQNYRVIDNAQAPGGLNPAPIPQGSESTGKLYFDVTGAPPNGVVYNDGNQDILMWTSNVPGNPAPGAPSASPAPGTPPSPAAHA, encoded by the coding sequence ATGATGTTCATCAGGACCGCTGTGAAGACAGCAATTGCCGCCGGGGGAATTGGAGCGGCAGCCATTCTCGGCGTGGCGACGGCTAACGCCGCGCCGCCGAACATCCAGGGCTTCGGGACCAGCGAGCAACTCGTGGACGGGCCTTTGGTCACCAACTACACCGTCAGCAACCTGCAACCGAGCAGCGTCGCCATTCCCGGCTACACGCCCAAGGGCACCCTGTACCAGGCCGACGTCACCGCGAAGTCGGACGGTGGGGTGGTGACGCCCATGGTCAACGACTTCATCGCCCGTGGCCCCAACGGCCAGAACTACCGGGTGATCGACAACGCGCAGGCCCCGGGCGGCCTCAACCCGGCGCCCATCCCGCAGGGCAGCGAGTCCACCGGGAAGCTCTACTTCGACGTGACCGGCGCGCCCCCGAACGGGGTCGTGTACAACGACGGAAACCAGGACATCCTGATGTGGACGTCGAACGTGCCGGGCAACCCCGCGCCCGGCGCGCCGAGCGCAAGCCCGGCTCCGGGCACCCCGCCCAGCCCGGCGGCGCACGCCTGA
- a CDS encoding amidase — MRHVHAYSDDALGELDAVGLADAIRSGRVARTEVVEAAIARTEAVDPDLNGLAYAAFQQARTDAEGAGNAGFFAGVPTFVKDNVDVAGQPSMHGTDAWTPFHAPADSVFTRLFLGTGLISLGKTQLSEFGFSASAEHPRLGPVRNPWDTDYTAGASSSGSGAFVAAGVVPIAHANDGGGSIRIPAACNGLVGLKPSRGRLPLDATLRRMPVGIVANGVLSRSVRDTAAFYREAERAWRNPKLAPVGDVTGPGRQRLRIAVLTRSVQRECSPQIRELTLKSAGRLEELGHRVEHVDEPPVPASFVEDFVLYWGFLAFAQVRGGRRIFGDTFDRARLDSLTLGLDRHTTRNVHRLPRAIMRLRALRRHTARFFRTYDAVLTPTLADETPRIGHLAPIDYQQVITRLIDWVAFTPLHNVTGEPAISLPLAQSADGLPVGMMLSADMGQEALLLELAYELEEAAPWARIQAREMS, encoded by the coding sequence ATGCGACACGTGCACGCGTACAGCGACGACGCTCTCGGTGAGCTGGACGCGGTGGGCCTGGCCGACGCCATCCGGTCCGGGCGGGTCGCCCGGACCGAGGTGGTCGAGGCCGCCATCGCGCGCACCGAGGCCGTCGACCCGGACCTGAACGGCCTGGCGTACGCGGCGTTCCAGCAGGCCCGCACCGATGCGGAAGGAGCCGGGAACGCCGGCTTCTTCGCCGGCGTCCCCACCTTCGTCAAGGACAACGTCGACGTGGCGGGCCAGCCGAGCATGCACGGCACCGACGCGTGGACGCCGTTTCATGCGCCCGCGGACAGCGTGTTCACCCGGCTTTTCCTCGGCACCGGGCTGATATCCCTGGGCAAGACGCAACTCTCGGAGTTCGGGTTCAGCGCGTCCGCGGAGCACCCCCGGCTGGGGCCGGTCCGCAACCCGTGGGACACCGACTACACGGCGGGCGCGTCGTCGTCGGGATCGGGCGCGTTCGTGGCCGCCGGCGTGGTGCCGATCGCGCACGCCAACGACGGTGGCGGCTCGATCCGGATTCCGGCCGCCTGCAACGGTCTGGTCGGGCTCAAGCCCTCCCGGGGGCGGTTGCCGCTGGACGCGACGCTGCGCCGCATGCCGGTGGGCATCGTCGCCAACGGCGTGCTCAGCCGGTCGGTGCGCGACACCGCGGCGTTCTACCGAGAGGCCGAGCGGGCCTGGCGCAACCCGAAATTGGCGCCGGTCGGCGACGTCACCGGCCCGGGCCGGCAACGGCTGCGGATCGCCGTCCTGACCCGATCCGTGCAGCGGGAGTGCAGCCCCCAGATTCGCGAGCTGACCCTGAAGTCGGCGGGCCGGCTCGAGGAACTGGGCCACCGGGTGGAACACGTCGACGAGCCCCCGGTGCCGGCCAGCTTCGTCGAGGACTTCGTGCTGTACTGGGGGTTCCTGGCGTTCGCCCAGGTCCGCGGCGGGCGGCGGATCTTCGGGGACACCTTCGATCGCGCCCGGTTGGACAGCCTCACGCTGGGCCTGGACCGGCACACCACCCGCAACGTGCACCGGTTGCCGCGGGCGATCATGCGCCTGCGCGCGCTGCGGCGGCACACCGCGCGGTTCTTCCGCACCTACGACGCGGTGCTCACCCCCACCCTCGCCGACGAGACGCCCCGCATCGGACACCTGGCTCCCATCGATTACCAGCAGGTGATCACCAGGTTGATCGACTGGGTCGCGTTCACGCCGCTGCACAACGTCACCGGCGAGCCGGCGATCTCGTTGCCCCTGGCGCAATCCGCCGACGGGTTGCCCGTCGGCATGATGCTGTCGGCCGACATGGGGCAGGAGGCGTTGCTGCTGGAGCTCGCCTACGAGCTCGAAGAGGCCGCGCCGTGGGCCCGGATCCAAGCCCGCGAGATGTCCTGA
- a CDS encoding MarR family winged helix-turn-helix transcriptional regulator: MVQAEDAPLGYLLYRVGAVLRPEVAAVLGPLGLTLPEFVCLRLISMSPGVSSAELSRHSNVTPQAMNTVLRKLEDVGAVERPTSVSSGRALPATLTVAGRALLKRAEGAVREADARILGKLTAAQQREFKRMLDKLGSDAATASAAKPGEAGRRPQP; the protein is encoded by the coding sequence ATGGTTCAGGCAGAAGACGCCCCACTTGGCTACCTGCTCTACAGGGTCGGGGCCGTTCTGCGCCCGGAGGTTGCCGCGGTGCTGGGTCCGCTCGGACTGACCCTTCCCGAATTCGTCTGCCTGCGCCTCATTTCGATGTCTCCGGGAGTGTCGAGCGCCGAATTGTCCAGGCACAGCAATGTCACACCGCAGGCCATGAACACGGTGCTGCGCAAGCTGGAAGACGTTGGGGCGGTGGAACGTCCGACGTCGGTGTCGTCGGGGCGGGCGCTGCCCGCGACGCTGACCGTCGCGGGTCGTGCTCTGCTCAAGCGCGCGGAAGGCGCGGTGCGCGAAGCCGACGCCCGAATCTTGGGCAAGCTCACGGCAGCACAGCAGCGCGAGTTCAAGAGGATGCTCGACAAGCTGGGGTCGGACGCGGCGACCGCGAGCGCGGCCAAGCCGGGCGAAGCGGGTCGCCGCCCCCAGCCCTAG
- a CDS encoding ChaB family protein, whose product MPKTTKGGKPKKGELPSTLQRSNEKAQRTFAKTHDSAADEYGSEERAHRVAYSALKHSFEKVGDHWEPKEHKGPSDERARSGGPNASGESAEGVNANASKKHLLDVARRLDVRGRSTMNKSELIDAIKKHNRRVRGR is encoded by the coding sequence ATGCCCAAGACGACCAAGGGCGGCAAGCCGAAGAAGGGCGAGTTGCCCAGCACGCTGCAGCGTTCCAACGAAAAAGCGCAGCGCACGTTCGCCAAAACGCACGATTCGGCCGCCGACGAATACGGCAGCGAGGAGCGCGCGCATCGGGTCGCGTATTCCGCCCTGAAGCACAGTTTCGAAAAGGTCGGCGATCACTGGGAGCCCAAGGAGCACAAGGGGCCGTCCGACGAGCGCGCCCGCAGCGGTGGCCCCAACGCGTCCGGAGAATCGGCGGAGGGTGTCAACGCCAACGCGAGCAAAAAGCACCTCCTCGACGTCGCGCGCCGGCTCGACGTCCGAGGCCGCTCGACGATGAATAAGTCGGAACTGATCGATGCGATCAAGAAGCACAACCGCCGGGTTCGGGGTCGCTGA